In the Adlercreutzia equolifaciens DSM 19450 genome, one interval contains:
- a CDS encoding transglycosylase domain-containing protein, producing the protein MGSRAMKGRKGTKVKNKKVIVLSVLGVFVAFLAAGVFGVVTLCNSWLEDLPDYQNADAYNTAQPTMVYASDGTTLLAEFQLENRDPVALDQISEYVLKGTVATEDERFYTHSGVDYLGVARALVNNLMGGELEGASTITQQFVRNTILSDEMRDISFKRKIREMYISQKLEEQYSKDEILLMYLNTINYGSGAYGIEAAAERYFSKDAKDLTLNEAATLVGIPQSPTYNNPIDYPDNCLKRRNTVLDRMVSNGVITAEEADAVKAEPIELNPSEPSMTGILAYPYFTSYVRNQLTNPEGKYAYSTSELFKGGLKVITTLDIEAQTAAEEAAAEKEEEAGDPFEVAMAVVNPENGYIDALVGGRDYESSQVNMATGEGGAGRQAGSSFKLFTLLAAINEGIDPETLIDAGYKVDLEGGEPVYNNDKADYGTRTIKSAFGVSSNTAFIRLLLSVGVDKVIEMAHAMGITSDLPAVAGLTLGIGSVTPLEMADAYATVANGGVHYDPECIISIEDKNGNVIVDNTDPTGERVFSREVARAALDCMEVVIDNGTGKAARPDNGQEAGGKTGTTDDKKDSWFCGVTPQYAVAIWLGDRSDYSEAQATTTTAASVFGDFIDKMISPTQTVKFFEADKPEYKKDYRDEDNHIGGYYSSKKKKDDTEVTTKQDDGETPEGDGDENGGNEGGEGNEGGGNAEPTPTPTPEPTPEPEPTPEPTPEPTPDPAPDDGGGEGA; encoded by the coding sequence GTGGGTTCTCGCGCAATGAAGGGCCGTAAGGGCACGAAAGTAAAGAATAAGAAGGTCATCGTTTTGTCGGTGCTGGGCGTGTTCGTCGCCTTTCTCGCGGCGGGCGTGTTCGGCGTGGTGACGCTGTGCAACTCCTGGCTGGAGGATCTGCCCGACTACCAGAACGCCGACGCTTACAACACGGCGCAGCCAACCATGGTTTACGCATCGGACGGCACGACGCTGCTCGCCGAGTTCCAGCTGGAGAATCGCGACCCGGTGGCTCTCGACCAGATTAGCGAGTACGTGCTGAAGGGCACCGTCGCCACCGAGGACGAGCGCTTCTACACCCACTCCGGCGTCGATTACCTCGGTGTGGCCCGCGCGCTCGTGAACAACCTCATGGGCGGCGAGCTGGAGGGCGCCTCCACCATCACTCAGCAGTTCGTGCGCAACACGATTCTTTCCGACGAGATGCGCGACATCTCCTTCAAGCGCAAGATCCGCGAGATGTACATTTCCCAGAAGCTGGAAGAGCAGTACTCCAAAGACGAGATCCTGCTCATGTACCTGAACACTATCAACTACGGTTCCGGTGCCTACGGTATCGAGGCCGCCGCCGAGCGCTACTTCTCCAAGGACGCGAAGGACCTCACGTTGAACGAGGCGGCCACGCTCGTGGGCATTCCCCAGTCGCCCACCTACAATAACCCCATCGATTATCCGGACAACTGCCTGAAGCGCCGCAACACCGTGCTCGACCGCATGGTGTCCAACGGGGTTATCACGGCGGAGGAGGCCGACGCGGTGAAGGCCGAGCCCATCGAGCTGAACCCCTCCGAGCCCTCCATGACGGGCATTCTGGCCTACCCCTACTTCACGAGCTACGTGCGCAACCAGCTGACCAACCCCGAGGGCAAGTACGCCTATTCCACCTCCGAGCTGTTCAAGGGCGGGTTGAAGGTGATCACGACGCTGGATATCGAGGCCCAGACCGCCGCCGAAGAGGCTGCGGCCGAAAAGGAAGAGGAGGCCGGCGATCCCTTCGAGGTGGCCATGGCCGTTGTGAACCCCGAGAACGGCTACATCGACGCGCTGGTGGGCGGTCGCGATTACGAGAGCTCCCAGGTGAACATGGCCACGGGCGAGGGCGGCGCGGGCCGTCAGGCCGGATCGTCGTTCAAGCTGTTCACGCTTTTGGCGGCTATCAACGAGGGCATCGACCCGGAAACGCTCATCGATGCTGGCTACAAGGTTGATTTGGAGGGCGGCGAGCCTGTCTACAACAACGATAAGGCCGATTACGGCACGCGCACCATCAAGAGCGCTTTCGGCGTGTCGTCGAACACGGCGTTTATTCGCTTGCTTCTCTCCGTGGGCGTCGATAAGGTGATCGAGATGGCCCACGCCATGGGTATCACCTCCGATTTGCCGGCGGTGGCGGGCCTTACCCTGGGCATCGGTTCGGTCACGCCGCTCGAAATGGCTGACGCCTATGCCACGGTGGCCAACGGCGGCGTCCACTACGATCCGGAGTGCATCATCTCCATCGAGGACAAGAACGGCAACGTCATCGTGGACAACACCGACCCCACGGGCGAGCGGGTGTTCTCTCGCGAAGTGGCTCGGGCGGCGCTCGACTGCATGGAAGTGGTCATCGACAACGGCACTGGCAAGGCGGCTCGTCCCGATAACGGCCAGGAGGCCGGAGGCAAGACCGGTACCACCGACGACAAGAAGGACAGCTGGTTCTGCGGTGTGACCCCGCAGTACGCCGTGGCCATCTGGCTGGGTGACCGCTCCGACTATTCCGAGGCCCAGGCGACGACTACGACGGCGGCCAGCGTCTTCGGCGATTTCATCGACAAGATGATCTCCCCGACGCAGACGGTGAAGTTCTTCGAGGCAGATAAGCCCGAGTACAAGAAGGATTACCGCGACGAGGACAACCATATCGGCGGCTACTACTCTTCCAAGAAAAAGAAAGACGACACCGAGGTGACCACGAAGCAGGATGATGGGGAGACGCCCGAGGGCGACGGCGACGAGAACGGCGGCAACGAAGGCGGAGAGGGCAACGAGGGCGGCGGCAACGCCGAGCCGACACCGACACCGACGCCGGAGCCTACCCCGGAGCCCGAGCCAACGCCGGAGCCGACGCCGGAGCCGACGCCCGACCCAGCCCCGGACGACGGTGGCGGCGAGGGTGCCTAA
- a CDS encoding argininosuccinate synthase, whose amino-acid sequence MTTTNSSLHDAPQISAKPAPGEKERCVLAYSGGLDTSVCIKWLQEEYDLDVIAVVGDLGQEHEGLEAIKAKALATGAIGCAVIDMRETFANEYLACAMAANAMYENKYPLVSALSRPLIAKHLVAVAHQFGAKYVAHGCTGKGNDQVRFESSVLMLDPALTIIAPVRNWDLGCRADEIEWAAAHGVPVKATTDKPYSIDDNLWGRAIECGVLEDPWCEPPADIWTMTCDPACAPDEPTYVEIEFDQGVPCALDGTPMSFLDIIYAMNDIAGTNGYGRIDMVENRLVGVKSRECYEVPGGLALIQAHKALEDLCLERGVLHHKLAIEQTWAEQVYNGLWFSPLKEAFDAFLAHTQQCVSGTVKLKFFKGSCTVVGRKSTYSLYDFGLATYDADDAFDHQAAKGFIDIHGLSCKVWAKNRLATGARMPSYDDVNLANTAYGKMSAVVEEAEEILEGADAVTA is encoded by the coding sequence ATGACCACGACGAACTCATCCCTTCACGACGCCCCGCAGATCTCCGCCAAGCCGGCCCCCGGGGAGAAGGAACGGTGCGTGCTCGCCTACTCCGGCGGCCTCGACACCTCCGTGTGCATCAAATGGCTGCAAGAGGAATACGATCTCGACGTCATCGCCGTCGTGGGCGACCTCGGCCAGGAGCACGAGGGCCTCGAGGCCATCAAGGCCAAGGCGCTCGCCACCGGTGCCATCGGCTGCGCGGTCATCGACATGCGGGAGACCTTCGCCAACGAGTACCTCGCCTGTGCCATGGCCGCCAACGCCATGTACGAAAACAAGTACCCGCTCGTGAGCGCGCTCTCGCGGCCGCTCATCGCCAAGCACCTCGTGGCGGTGGCCCACCAGTTCGGCGCCAAGTACGTGGCCCACGGCTGCACGGGCAAGGGCAACGACCAGGTGCGCTTCGAGTCCTCGGTGCTCATGCTGGATCCGGCGCTCACCATCATCGCGCCGGTGCGCAACTGGGATCTCGGCTGCCGGGCCGACGAGATCGAATGGGCGGCGGCCCACGGCGTGCCGGTTAAGGCCACCACCGACAAGCCCTACTCCATCGACGACAACCTGTGGGGCCGGGCCATCGAGTGCGGCGTGCTGGAGGATCCCTGGTGCGAGCCGCCGGCGGATATTTGGACCATGACGTGCGATCCGGCCTGCGCGCCCGACGAGCCCACCTACGTGGAAATCGAGTTCGATCAGGGCGTTCCCTGTGCGCTTGACGGCACTCCGATGAGCTTCCTCGACATCATCTACGCCATGAACGATATCGCCGGCACCAACGGCTACGGCCGCATCGATATGGTGGAGAACCGGCTCGTGGGCGTGAAGAGCCGCGAGTGCTACGAGGTGCCGGGCGGTCTGGCCCTCATCCAGGCTCACAAGGCCCTGGAGGATCTGTGCCTGGAGCGGGGCGTGCTGCACCACAAACTCGCCATCGAGCAGACCTGGGCCGAGCAGGTGTACAACGGCCTGTGGTTCTCGCCGCTGAAGGAGGCCTTCGACGCCTTCCTCGCCCACACCCAGCAATGCGTGTCCGGCACGGTGAAGCTGAAGTTCTTCAAGGGTTCCTGCACCGTGGTGGGACGCAAGAGCACCTACTCGCTGTATGATTTCGGCCTGGCCACCTACGATGCCGACGACGCTTTCGACCATCAGGCCGCCAAGGGCTTCATCGACATCCACGGCCTGTCCTGCAAGGTGTGGGCGAAAAACCGGCTCGCCACGGGCGCGCGCATGCCCTCCTACGACGACGTGAACCTCGCGAACACTGCTTACGGCAAGATGAGCGCCGTGGTGGAGGAAGCCGAGGAGATTCTGGAAGGCGCCGACGCCGTCACGGCCTAG
- a CDS encoding U32 family peptidase: MKTNQVELLAPAGNMAALHAAVAGGADAVYLGLETFNARRGADNFTLETLREACDFAHLRGVSVYVTMNTIILPDEVGEALECVRQAYRAGADGFIVQDIGLAAEISRTLPEASLHLSTQMNTHNLAGVRVAARLGAERITLAREVSLDEIALLCAAAAEEGMEVEVFAHGALCVCYSGQCFMSSMIGGRSANRGMCAQACRLPYELQNKALQKSLPSPGDHLLSPQDLCTVDRVDDLVAAGVASLKIEGRMKSPEYVFAVTSVYRKALDAALAKENAAITDADRDRLTDAFSRGFTTAYLDGKRGNDIMSYQRPNNRGLFLGRVDEVRDGAAYLKSAHALTEGDVLEFWTRKGNGTLTLGPVRTDKKGRYHLPLEGKTRTVKAGDRVFRVRSAEAAFEDDAREPRVPLVGTATLHIGEPLRMEFRPASEADIEGAPRTSLAVARRLQAAFPDGVSGVAEGAPVEAARTRAVSFDDVAAHIDRLGNTPYQLVNLTIDMDDGVGIGFSALHGVRAAALDVLTEALTAEGHGRTLPRTTPREPLPAARPTGCRVAVTVTNPACARAAKRAGAHIIYVPALNYRRGEAVIAGQKNAAAEQAGYPKGCIPIMPVADHEAVGGAREAVVDADVWKYAAEGKPLLAESLGAMERASEEGALLDVGSHVPITNQLSLAVASEFGAARVWLSPELTLRQIEEVAKDAPVELGVLLIGAQELMVTEHCMLMSQGPCDENCAECPRRKSPHVLKDRKGYEFPVVTDAMGRSHLYNAVELDIASSMPELLAAGISSYMVDATLMNAEETAHAVGRAIRALHVAQNDGNAIAKMPNTTSGHLYRGVS; encoded by the coding sequence ATGAAGACTAATCAAGTAGAACTGCTGGCGCCGGCCGGCAATATGGCGGCGCTGCATGCGGCGGTGGCTGGCGGGGCCGATGCGGTGTATCTGGGGCTTGAGACCTTCAATGCACGGCGCGGGGCCGACAACTTCACCCTGGAGACGCTGCGGGAGGCCTGCGACTTCGCGCATCTGCGCGGGGTTTCCGTCTACGTCACCATGAACACCATCATCTTGCCCGACGAGGTAGGGGAGGCCTTGGAATGCGTGCGCCAGGCTTACCGCGCCGGAGCCGACGGCTTCATCGTACAGGACATCGGCCTGGCTGCGGAGATCTCCCGCACGCTCCCCGAAGCGTCGCTGCACCTTTCCACGCAGATGAACACCCACAACCTCGCCGGCGTGCGCGTGGCGGCCCGCTTAGGGGCCGAGCGCATTACGCTCGCCCGCGAGGTGTCGCTGGACGAGATCGCCCTTCTGTGCGCGGCGGCGGCCGAAGAGGGGATGGAAGTGGAGGTGTTCGCCCACGGCGCATTGTGCGTGTGCTACTCGGGCCAGTGCTTCATGTCCTCCATGATCGGCGGCCGCTCGGCCAACCGGGGGATGTGCGCTCAAGCGTGCCGGCTTCCCTATGAGCTGCAGAACAAGGCTCTGCAGAAGAGCCTTCCCTCGCCGGGCGATCACTTGCTTTCGCCCCAGGATCTGTGCACGGTGGATCGCGTGGATGACCTCGTGGCCGCCGGCGTGGCGTCGCTTAAAATCGAGGGCCGCATGAAGTCGCCCGAGTACGTCTTCGCCGTGACCTCCGTCTATCGTAAAGCTCTCGATGCTGCTTTGGCGAAGGAGAACGCGGCTATCACCGATGCCGATCGCGACCGCCTCACCGATGCCTTCTCCCGCGGTTTCACCACGGCCTATCTGGACGGCAAACGCGGCAACGATATCATGAGTTACCAGCGTCCCAACAACCGCGGCCTGTTCCTCGGCCGCGTCGACGAGGTGCGCGATGGCGCCGCCTATTTGAAGAGCGCCCATGCTCTGACAGAAGGCGACGTCCTGGAGTTCTGGACGCGCAAGGGCAACGGCACGCTGACGCTGGGGCCGGTGCGCACCGACAAGAAGGGCCGCTACCATTTGCCGCTGGAAGGCAAGACGCGCACGGTGAAGGCCGGCGACCGCGTTTTCCGCGTCCGCAGTGCCGAGGCCGCCTTCGAAGACGACGCCCGTGAGCCCCGCGTGCCCCTCGTCGGCACCGCCACCCTCCACATCGGCGAGCCTCTTCGCATGGAATTCCGCCCCGCATCCGAGGCCGATATCGAAGGCGCTCCCCGCACTTCTCTTGCCGTTGCCCGTCGCCTGCAAGCTGCCTTCCCCGATGGGGTTTCCGGTGTCGCCGAAGGCGCGCCCGTAGAGGCGGCTCGCACCCGCGCCGTCTCCTTCGACGACGTTGCCGCCCACATCGACCGCCTTGGCAACACGCCCTACCAGCTGGTGAACCTTACTATCGATATGGACGACGGCGTCGGCATCGGCTTCTCGGCCCTGCATGGCGTGCGCGCGGCGGCGCTGGACGTCCTCACCGAAGCGCTTACCGCCGAGGGCCACGGGCGCACCCTGCCCCGCACTACTCCGCGCGAGCCTCTGCCCGCAGCGCGTCCCACCGGCTGCCGCGTGGCCGTCACGGTCACGAACCCCGCTTGCGCTCGCGCCGCCAAGCGCGCCGGCGCGCACATCATCTATGTGCCGGCTCTGAACTACCGGCGCGGCGAGGCGGTTATCGCCGGCCAGAAGAACGCCGCTGCCGAGCAGGCCGGTTACCCCAAGGGCTGCATTCCCATCATGCCTGTGGCCGATCACGAGGCCGTTGGCGGCGCGCGCGAAGCGGTCGTCGATGCCGACGTGTGGAAGTATGCTGCTGAGGGCAAGCCGCTTTTGGCCGAAAGCCTCGGTGCTATGGAACGGGCTTCCGAAGAGGGGGCGCTGCTCGATGTCGGCTCCCATGTGCCCATTACCAACCAGCTCTCCCTGGCCGTCGCCAGCGAGTTCGGTGCCGCGCGCGTGTGGCTCTCGCCGGAGCTCACGCTGCGGCAAATCGAAGAGGTTGCCAAAGATGCCCCGGTGGAACTGGGCGTGCTGCTCATCGGCGCCCAGGAACTCATGGTCACCGAGCACTGCATGCTCATGAGCCAGGGCCCCTGCGACGAGAACTGCGCCGAATGCCCGCGTCGCAAGAGCCCCCATGTGCTGAAGGATCGCAAGGGCTACGAGTTCCCGGTCGTCACCGACGCCATGGGCCGCAGCCACCTCTACAACGCGGTGGAGCTGGATATCGCCTCGTCGATGCCCGAGTTGCTCGCGGCTGGTATCTCCTCCTATATGGTGGACGCCACCCTCATGAACGCCGAGGAGACGGCCCACGCCGTGGGACGCGCCATTCGTGCCCTGCATGTGGCCCAAAACGACGGCAACGCCATCGCGAAGATGCCCAACACCACCTCCGGCCACCTCTACCGCGGCGTCTCGTAG
- the argB gene encoding acetylglutamate kinase: MKYANEARAEGVPVRTGEILYEAMPWLKQVTGKTIVIKYGGSAMENPQLAAEVMADIVLLKILGVNPVLVHGGGKAINRAFAKFDLPVEFVDGQRVTTDDAMDLVRMVLTGEVNQQLVEAMNAHGNMGVGVSGTDAGIIVAEQADPRLGRVGKITRINTPLIEDLVADDYIPIIASIAIGEDGGCYNVNADVAAGYIAAAIGAHKIIFLTDVDGLYENYPDPDSLIAEMSLGEAEAMVRGDKLASGMIPKLASCVRALDSGVSAAHIINGTVPHALLLEMLTDSGMGTMVGGLASAQFLNVSPVSKFAAKLIENR; encoded by the coding sequence ATGAAATACGCTAACGAAGCCCGTGCCGAGGGCGTGCCCGTACGCACCGGCGAGATCCTCTACGAGGCCATGCCATGGCTCAAGCAGGTGACGGGCAAGACCATCGTCATCAAGTACGGCGGCTCGGCCATGGAGAACCCCCAGCTGGCTGCCGAGGTCATGGCCGACATCGTGCTTTTGAAGATCTTGGGCGTGAACCCGGTGCTCGTCCATGGGGGCGGCAAGGCCATCAACCGCGCCTTCGCCAAGTTCGATCTGCCGGTGGAGTTTGTCGACGGCCAGCGCGTCACCACCGACGACGCCATGGATCTTGTGCGCATGGTGCTCACGGGCGAAGTGAACCAGCAGCTGGTGGAGGCCATGAACGCCCATGGCAACATGGGAGTGGGCGTGTCGGGCACCGACGCGGGCATCATCGTGGCCGAGCAGGCCGATCCGCGGCTGGGGCGTGTGGGCAAGATCACGCGCATCAACACGCCGCTCATCGAGGACTTGGTGGCCGACGACTACATTCCCATCATCGCCTCCATCGCCATTGGCGAGGACGGTGGCTGCTACAACGTGAACGCCGACGTTGCTGCCGGCTACATCGCCGCGGCCATCGGCGCCCACAAGATCATCTTCCTCACCGATGTGGACGGCCTCTACGAGAACTACCCCGACCCCGACTCGCTTATCGCCGAGATGTCGCTGGGGGAGGCCGAGGCCATGGTGCGCGGCGACAAGCTGGCCTCGGGCATGATTCCGAAGCTGGCGAGCTGCGTGCGCGCCCTCGATTCCGGCGTCAGCGCGGCCCATATCATCAACGGCACGGTGCCCCATGCGCTTCTGCTGGAAATGCTCACCGACTCCGGCATGGGAACCATGGTGGGCGGCCTCGCTTCCGCCCAGTTCCTGAACGTCTCGCCGGTGAGCAAATTCGCCGCCAAACTCATTGAAAACCGTTAG
- a CDS encoding aminotransferase class III-fold pyridoxal phosphate-dependent enzyme, whose product MTLAREMALESEYVMGTFARKPVEFVEGHGMTLIDDAGNEYLDFLSGIGVCSLGHCHPSIVQAVSDQAAKLIHVSNYYYIEHRGEVAQLLSNMLNAYVDEPSPETWKTFFANSGAEANECAIKLARLYARRRTEAAGKDAELAPRLIVTLAKSFHGRTLATLAATAQPAKQEAFQPLPAGFTATPINDVEALERLFETQGDRICAVMIECIQGESGVHPCTEEFVGAIRRLTEEHGALMICDEVQSGIFRTGLPYGFQNFGVLPDIVTMAKGIASGVVAGACAAKSSIAAAFAPGDHGTTFGGSNIAMAAAHVTLSTLLAPGMGAQIESVGAYMRERLARLPHVQEVRGFGLMNGIDLTHEAPSAPDVVAAGLEAGLVLNATGPHTLRFLPPLICTEADVDVLVQKLEQLL is encoded by the coding sequence ATGACTCTCGCCCGCGAAATGGCTTTGGAATCCGAATACGTGATGGGCACCTTCGCCCGCAAGCCCGTGGAATTCGTCGAAGGCCACGGCATGACGCTCATCGACGATGCCGGCAACGAGTACCTCGATTTCCTCTCCGGCATCGGTGTCTGCAGCCTCGGCCACTGCCACCCCTCCATCGTGCAGGCCGTGAGCGATCAGGCGGCCAAGCTCATCCACGTGAGCAACTACTACTACATCGAGCACCGCGGGGAAGTGGCCCAGCTGCTGTCGAACATGCTGAACGCCTACGTCGATGAGCCGAGCCCCGAGACGTGGAAGACCTTCTTCGCGAACTCCGGCGCCGAGGCCAACGAGTGCGCCATCAAGCTGGCGCGCCTGTACGCCCGTCGCCGCACGGAAGCCGCCGGCAAAGATGCCGAGCTGGCCCCGCGCCTCATCGTCACGCTGGCCAAGAGCTTTCACGGCCGCACCTTGGCGACGCTTGCGGCCACGGCCCAGCCGGCCAAGCAGGAGGCCTTCCAGCCGCTGCCGGCCGGGTTCACGGCCACGCCCATCAACGATGTGGAAGCGCTCGAGCGCCTGTTCGAGACCCAGGGCGACCGCATCTGCGCCGTCATGATCGAGTGCATCCAGGGCGAGAGCGGCGTACATCCCTGCACCGAGGAGTTCGTCGGCGCCATCCGCCGCCTCACCGAAGAGCACGGTGCGCTCATGATCTGCGACGAGGTGCAGAGCGGCATCTTCCGCACGGGGCTGCCCTACGGGTTCCAGAACTTCGGGGTGCTGCCCGACATCGTCACCATGGCCAAGGGCATCGCCTCTGGTGTGGTGGCCGGCGCCTGCGCGGCCAAAAGCTCCATCGCGGCGGCGTTCGCGCCGGGCGATCACGGCACCACCTTCGGCGGCTCGAACATCGCCATGGCCGCGGCCCACGTGACGCTGTCCACGCTGCTCGCCCCGGGTATGGGGGCGCAGATCGAGTCGGTCGGCGCCTACATGCGCGAGCGGCTGGCCCGACTGCCCCACGTGCAGGAGGTGCGCGGCTTCGGTCTCATGAACGGTATCGACCTCACCCATGAGGCGCCGTCGGCTCCCGATGTGGTGGCCGCCGGCCTGGAAGCGGGCCTCGTCCTGAACGCCACCGGCCCCCATACGCTGCGTTTCCTGCCCCCGCTCATCTGCACGGAAGCCGACGTGGACGTGCTGGTTCAGAAGCTGGAGCAGTTGCTGTAA
- the argH gene encoding argininosuccinate lyase: MALWSGRFTEGADAFTQRFGASLPVDQRLYVEDIAGSIAHANMLAAQGIIATADAEAIAEGLQGILADIESGALTFDVMESEDIHMAIEAELTRRVGDAGARLHTGRSRNDQVATDTRLYAKRRAGELMAANVALREALIAQAEANFDVILPGYTHLQHAQPVLFSHHMLAYVQMLARDYERLAAARDAADACPLGAAALAGTTYPLDRFATAEALGFDHPIPNSLDAVSDRDFLLDLIYACSVSCLHLSRLCEEIVLWSSAEFGFITLSDAYSTGSSIMPQKKNPDFAELIRGKSGRVVGDLVALMMTLKSLPLAYNKDLQEDKEGAMDAADTLEDCYTCAAGMIATMTVNADAMAAQAKKGYLAATDVADYLAKKGLPFRRAHEIVGHLVLLCDQRGCDLEDLTLDDFKAESDLFESDIVECLNLPAIVAARTTFGGTAPEAVRVQLAAAKAQL, translated from the coding sequence ATGGCACTGTGGTCTGGAAGATTCACCGAAGGCGCCGATGCCTTTACCCAGCGCTTCGGGGCGTCGCTGCCCGTGGATCAGCGACTCTACGTCGAGGACATCGCCGGCTCTATCGCCCATGCTAACATGCTGGCCGCCCAGGGCATCATCGCGACCGCCGATGCCGAAGCCATTGCAGAAGGGCTCCAGGGCATTCTGGCTGACATCGAGTCCGGCGCGCTCACGTTCGACGTGATGGAAAGCGAGGACATCCACATGGCCATTGAGGCGGAGCTGACCCGCCGCGTGGGGGATGCCGGGGCTCGGCTGCACACGGGCCGCTCGCGCAACGACCAGGTGGCCACGGACACGCGCCTGTACGCCAAGCGTCGCGCCGGCGAGCTCATGGCCGCCAACGTCGCCCTGCGCGAGGCGCTCATCGCCCAGGCCGAAGCGAACTTCGACGTCATCCTGCCGGGCTACACGCACCTGCAGCATGCCCAGCCGGTGCTGTTCTCGCACCATATGCTTGCCTACGTGCAGATGCTCGCGCGCGATTACGAGCGCCTCGCCGCCGCCCGCGACGCCGCCGACGCGTGCCCCTTGGGAGCCGCGGCCTTGGCCGGAACCACCTACCCGCTCGACCGCTTCGCCACCGCAGAGGCGCTCGGCTTCGACCATCCCATCCCGAACTCGCTCGATGCTGTGTCCGACCGCGACTTTCTGCTCGACCTCATCTACGCCTGTAGCGTGTCGTGTTTGCACCTGTCGCGTTTGTGCGAGGAGATCGTGCTGTGGTCGTCGGCGGAGTTCGGGTTCATCACGCTGTCGGATGCCTACTCCACCGGCTCCTCCATCATGCCCCAGAAGAAGAATCCCGATTTCGCGGAGCTCATCCGCGGCAAGTCGGGCCGGGTCGTGGGCGATCTGGTGGCCCTCATGATGACGTTGAAGTCGCTGCCGCTTGCCTACAACAAGGATCTGCAGGAGGACAAGGAAGGCGCCATGGACGCCGCCGACACCTTGGAGGACTGCTACACCTGCGCTGCCGGCATGATCGCCACCATGACGGTGAACGCCGACGCCATGGCCGCCCAGGCGAAGAAGGGATATCTGGCCGCGACGGATGTGGCCGACTACCTGGCCAAGAAGGGCCTGCCCTTCCGCCGGGCCCACGAGATCGTGGGGCATCTGGTGCTTCTGTGCGACCAGCGCGGCTGCGATTTGGAAGACCTCACGCTGGACGATTTCAAGGCGGAGAGCGATCTCTTCGAATCCGATATCGTGGAGTGCCTGAACCTGCCCGCCATCGTTGCCGCCCGCACCACCTTCGGCGGCACGGCCCCCGAAGCGGTGCGCGTGCAGCTGGCGGCCGCCAAGGCGCAGCTGTAA
- the tyrS gene encoding tyrosine--tRNA ligase yields MLTPEEQLHIIKSGTAQIVPESALLEKLKRGVPLNVKLGVDPTAPDIHLGHAVPLRKLRQFQDLGHQVTLIIGDGTALIGDPSGRNTTRPQLSREKIQENAQTYVDQAFKILDPEKTVLRYNSEWILDLNMESLLKLLANFTVARILERDDFHNRYTSGQSISLHEFLYPVMQAYDSVVIKADVELGGTDQLFNLLAGRELMEKMGMEPQVCLTLPLLEGTDGVKKMSKSYGNYIGLTDEAADMFGKVMSIPDELMVKYYRLASTEAVDEIDRIEAGLAADELHPNKVKRALARNIVAAYYDDVAAEAAEADFDLKFKEHGFPADAPIFAPDLTPDENGLVYVAKILVDAGVAGTASEARRLIDGGGVKVNGEALAPKAYNVAPEVLAGAEVQVGKKKFVRFE; encoded by the coding sequence ATGCTTACTCCTGAGGAACAACTGCACATTATCAAATCCGGTACGGCGCAGATCGTGCCCGAATCGGCGCTCCTGGAGAAGCTCAAGCGCGGCGTGCCGCTGAACGTGAAGCTCGGCGTCGATCCGACAGCCCCCGATATCCATCTGGGCCATGCGGTGCCCCTGCGCAAGCTGCGCCAGTTCCAGGATCTGGGGCATCAGGTGACACTCATCATCGGCGACGGCACGGCGCTCATCGGGGACCCGTCCGGGCGCAACACCACGCGCCCGCAGCTCTCGCGCGAGAAGATTCAGGAGAACGCGCAGACCTACGTTGACCAGGCGTTCAAGATCCTCGATCCCGAGAAGACCGTGCTGCGCTACAACTCCGAGTGGATTCTCGATTTGAACATGGAGTCGCTGCTGAAGCTTCTCGCGAACTTCACGGTGGCCCGCATCTTGGAGCGCGACGACTTCCACAACCGTTACACGTCGGGCCAGTCCATCAGCTTGCACGAGTTCCTCTACCCGGTCATGCAGGCCTACGACTCCGTGGTCATCAAGGCCGATGTGGAGCTCGGCGGCACCGACCAGCTGTTCAACCTGCTCGCCGGTCGCGAGCTCATGGAGAAGATGGGCATGGAGCCCCAGGTCTGCCTCACGCTGCCCTTGCTCGAGGGCACCGATGGCGTGAAGAAGATGTCGAAGAGCTACGGCAACTACATCGGGCTCACTGACGAGGCGGCCGACATGTTCGGTAAGGTCATGTCCATTCCCGACGAGCTCATGGTGAAGTACTACCGCCTCGCCTCCACCGAGGCTGTGGACGAAATCGACCGTATCGAGGCAGGGCTGGCTGCTGACGAGCTGCATCCCAACAAGGTGAAGCGCGCGCTCGCCCGCAACATCGTGGCCGCCTACTACGACGACGTGGCCGCCGAGGCCGCCGAGGCCGACTTCGACCTCAAGTTCAAGGAGCACGGCTTCCCGGCCGACGCCCCCATCTTCGCGCCCGATCTGACGCCGGATGAGAACGGCCTGGTATATGTGGCGAAGATTCTGGTAGATGCCGGCGTGGCTGGCACCGCCTCCGAGGCGCGTCGCCTTATCGACGGCGGCGGCGTGAAGGTCAACGGCGAGGCGCTTGCCCCCAAAGCCTACAATGTGGCTCCCGAGGTTCTCGCCGGCGCCGAGGTGCAGGTGGGGAAGAAGAAGTTCGTGCGCTTCGAGTAG